Within Pseudomonas tructae, the genomic segment AAAGCTGGCGGAAACGTTGCAACAGTTCGCGCTCGTGCAGGGACAGTTCCGGGCTGTCCAGGCGCATGCTCAGTTCTTCACCCAGCGCACCTTCCTGAATAAGGCTCTGTTCCAGGCGAGCGATGATCTCCGAGTTCATGCTGCGATGGTGGTTGCGCGCTACCTCGGCAATGCGCTCACGCATTCCGTCGGGGAGGCGAACGACGAATTTGTCAGCGGTGCGGCTTGAGTAAATAGCCTGTTTCATTGGGCGCATATAATTGACCGGTTTAGTTCAGGGGAAGCGGTTCTCGAAATTGGCCGCACGATGTCACTACGACCATCCCGGCGTCAAAATGTTCAACCTGAATTGTGAATGAGGTGTGAATCATGCCTCATTATCGCCGGTTCCTTGGCGTCAATTCTGTGACAAATATTGAACCGGATAAAGGCGTTTTGCCAGTACCAATTATCAGAAATGAGCACTGGTTTGAAAAGTTTTCATTTTATCGATTTCCGGTTCAGCAGG encodes:
- a CDS encoding Arc family DNA-binding protein — translated: MRPMKQAIYSSRTADKFVVRLPDGMRERIAEVARNHHRSMNSEIIARLEQSLIQEGALGEELSMRLDSPELSLHERELLQRFRQLSHRQQNALVSLIAHDAEMAADAS